Within the Salinimonas marina genome, the region GCCTTCATCAAATTCAGAATTAACCAATGGACCCTGTTGTAATGGCCCGCAAAACTGACCTTATGTGGTGGCCCAGCCCCGCCAAACTTAACCTTTTCTTGCATATTACCGGCCGCTACCCTAATGGCTATCATCAGCTGCAAAGTTTGTTTCAGTTGCTGGATGCAGGCGATCAACTGGCGTTTGAGATTACCCCCGCGCCCACCATCAAACTGGTAACGCCAATGGCGGGGATCAGCGAACAGGATAATTTGATTTACCGGGCGGCCCGTTTATTACAGCAGCATACCGGGGTGGCCCAAGGCGTGGCGATTCATATAGATAAACAATTACCTATGGGCGGCGGCATCGGCGGTGGTTCTTCAAACGCCGCCACCACCCTGGTGGCCCTCAACCATTTGTGGCAATGCAATCTGGATGAGCAGTCACTGGCTGAGCTTGGCTTGCAGCTGGGGGCCGATGTGCCTGTTTTTGTCCGCGGCCATACGGCCTTTGCAGAAGGGGTCGGTGAACAAATCACGCCCGTAGACGTCGCCGGTGACTGGTATCTGGTGGTTAACCCGGGGATCCATGTGAGCACACCGGCTGTTTTTGGTGAGCCTGATCTGCCCCGAGACACCGCACCCATTGCCTGGCAGGAGTATGCATTTGAAAAAACCCGCAACGATTGCCAGCAAATTGTCGGTAAACGCCATCCGGAAGTTGCAAAATTATTACAGTGGTTGGTACACTACGCCCCGTCGCGGATGACAGGCACAGGGGCGTGCGTGTTTGCCACTTTTAGTAATGAAGATGCGGCCAGGAATGTACAGGCTAAATTACCTGCACACTGGACCGGTTTTGTGGCCAGGGGTGTAGCCCAGTCGCCATTAAAACAACAACTACATGATGTGTACGCTGCTCCGGACAGACACTAAATATTATTGGGGTATAGCCAAGTTGGTAAGGCAGCGGGTTTTGATCCCGTTATTCGTTGGTTCGAGTCCAGCTACCCCAGCCACCTCTACTATCAACGCACTGAGGAAACACTTGTGCCAGATATGAAGCTCTTTGCAGGTAATGCCGTACCAGAACTTGCCCAGAAAGTTGCCGATCGTCTCTATACCAAGCTTGGAAACGCCAGCGTAGGCCGCTTCAGTGACGGTGAAATCAGCGTCGAAATACATGAAAATGTCCGTGGTTCGGATGTTTTTATCATTCAGTCAACGTGCGCACCCACCAACGATAACCTGATGGAATTGATTGTGATGATCGATGCACTTCGCCGTGCATCAGCAGGTCGTATCACCGCAGTTATGCCTTATTTTGGTTATGCCCGTCAGGATCGTCGTGTACGCTCTGCCCGGGTGCCGATTACCGCAAAAGTGGTTGCTGATTTCCTGTCTAATGTAGGTGTCGACCGGGTGTTAACCATCGACCTTCACGCTGAGCAAATTCAGGGCTTCTTTGATGTTCCTGTAGACAATGCTTTTGGAACACCGATCCTGCTTGCCGATATGATGCGCCGCGACTTTGCTTCGCCGGTGGTTGTTTCACCTGATATTGGTGGTGTGGTACGTGCGCGTGCTACGGCTAAACTGATGAATGACACCGACCTTGCCATCATTGACAAACGTCGCCCTAAAGCTAACGTCGCTCAGGTGATGAACATCATCGGGGATGTGAAAGATCGTGACTGCATTATTGTGGATGACATGATCGATACGGGCGGGACCCTGGCCAAAGCCGCTGAGGCTTTGAAAAGTCATGGTGCGCGCCGGGTGTATGCCTATGCAACCCATGCGATATTTTCGGGCAACGCGGCTAAAAACCTGCGTGAATCTGTGATTGATGAAATTATTGTTACCGACAGTATTCCCCTCAATGCAGATATGCGTAAGATTGACAAAGTGAAGCAGCTAACGTTGTCTGAAATGCTGGCCGAAACCATTCGCCGCATCAGCAATGAAGAGTCTATCTCTGCAATGTTTGAATACTGATATATTGTGTTACAACTATTGATAAAGGCGGCTTCTCAGCCGCTTTTTTTGTATCCAATCATGCTTCTGTTCCAAACTTCCATTCCCCCCCACAATACAAACCTGCCGCTCCCGCACCGCTGGCCCTAAACACTGGATAAAAGCCCGGCATACAGGCTCTTAACCATCACGCGGCTGCAGGCCAACGCCCAGGTTACCGGTAAGATTCTCTTGCCGGTGTTTTGTAATCCCTGCTGTCTTTATTTTAAAAGGTCTGGCCCGGTGGCGGCTGTTAACCTATAGCGGGTTGTCATTCATTATTTATTCAGTATGCTACCGGCAGTATAGTAGCGGTGACTTTTTTAAAAGGAAAAGTAGTGATGAAGCATCCAATAATTCTAATTTTAACCAGTTTGCTGGTATTAACAGCCTGTACCGGTCAGGCTCAAACGCATCCGGAGCCCGTTACTGAACAGCAAAAGGATAAAGGCATGAACAGCGTTGCTAAACAAATGACCGGAACCATTGTGTATAAAAACCTGGAAGGTGGCTTTTATGGCTTTATCAGCGATGAAGGCGATCACTATACCTTGCGAAATCTGGCCCCGGAATACAAACAAAATGGCCTGAAAATTTCAGTAAAAGGACAGGTTCTGACCAATATCATGACGATTACCCAGTTTGGTGATGTATTTGAGGTAAGCGCAGCAAAAGTGGTCGACCGGAGTGGGGTTAAACCCACCAAAGATGAAATGTAAACCCTGTTTGTAACCGTCGGGCAACAGTGGTAGAATTCGCCGCCCTTAATTATTGAGGATAGTGCCTGGCTTATTCAGACGGGCATTTC harbors:
- the ispE gene encoding 4-(cytidine 5'-diphospho)-2-C-methyl-D-erythritol kinase; this translates as MDPVVMARKTDLMWWPSPAKLNLFLHITGRYPNGYHQLQSLFQLLDAGDQLAFEITPAPTIKLVTPMAGISEQDNLIYRAARLLQQHTGVAQGVAIHIDKQLPMGGGIGGGSSNAATTLVALNHLWQCNLDEQSLAELGLQLGADVPVFVRGHTAFAEGVGEQITPVDVAGDWYLVVNPGIHVSTPAVFGEPDLPRDTAPIAWQEYAFEKTRNDCQQIVGKRHPEVAKLLQWLVHYAPSRMTGTGACVFATFSNEDAARNVQAKLPAHWTGFVARGVAQSPLKQQLHDVYAAPDRH
- a CDS encoding ribose-phosphate pyrophosphokinase, whose protein sequence is MKLFAGNAVPELAQKVADRLYTKLGNASVGRFSDGEISVEIHENVRGSDVFIIQSTCAPTNDNLMELIVMIDALRRASAGRITAVMPYFGYARQDRRVRSARVPITAKVVADFLSNVGVDRVLTIDLHAEQIQGFFDVPVDNAFGTPILLADMMRRDFASPVVVSPDIGGVVRARATAKLMNDTDLAIIDKRRPKANVAQVMNIIGDVKDRDCIIVDDMIDTGGTLAKAAEALKSHGARRVYAYATHAIFSGNAAKNLRESVIDEIIVTDSIPLNADMRKIDKVKQLTLSEMLAETIRRISNEESISAMFEY